ggtattttgatcataatagccatacatcaacacaatattgaccttttctgcagttggtaaatgctccattttaacactggtaatgtatcacgaagtaaataccttccgcactggtggaatgttacgtgataccacatacttgtacgtttgtgactattacagtgccatctatcacaaagcgaaaaaagtggtccaactaaaacattcatatttctttacgtactaaacgaatatgtaataaaaaatgggggttcgtatttaaaaaaacgcagttgatatcagtttgacctatggcagcgccatctagcgggccgaacatagcgccatctggtttcccccttcaagctagacgagtttcgttctttgtagttttttcgtttgatgtttatttcatgAGAtctttggcctggtcactatcaatggaccatcccgtatatttcactcatctttccagtggtatgatgattaaactggggcaatactcGAGCGTTTTCCTTCGTAAAaagacatttgaaaacagagttaagcatttttgCTTTTTCTCTGCTACTTTCTGTCTTAGTTCCTGTCTTGTCCATGAGtgactggacattaactttggtgccactaacaaactttacatacaatcaaattttctttggattttgtgaaagatctttcaaCACTATTCTGATACAGTAGTCACTGATGGCTTCAATTATTGCTCTCTTTATTGCCaaatatgtttcattcagcatctctctacctgTAGCCCTTAGTTTTGTTTTATACGTATTATGCAGTagtctgtttctttacagtgactgtataccatgaaggATTTCTCCCATCATGAACTCTTCTACTACATACTTCTCTATTCATACATGATCAACCAGAGGTTTCCTttacagttttcagttacatcaggaagtGAGTCTGGTGGTTAATCATATTATAATTTTATGCCAACCCTTTATACTGAGTGTTACTtgaacagtctcacatgcagcttcagtatcTACCTAAGTGGATTCCAGTTTTTTGTCGGCTGCGACAAATATATTACCTCCATTTCCGTATCTTTTTGGTATACGCTTAAATGTTCCCCAAGATCTCACTATTGTCAACttcaggttttagccagctttctgcgtCTAGTATTAAAATGAGGtaacaaagtcatgggataccctctAATAAGATGTTGGACCAcctttttgcccagtgtagtgtagCAACTATGTTGCAAAGGCTCAACAAGTTATTAGAAGTCCCCTgtacaaatactgagccatgttgcctctatagccctcCATAACTGCAAAAAAGAGTTGCTGGTGCAGGACTTTGTATGAACTGgcatctcaattatgtcccataaaggtttgatgggattcaggtcgggcaatctgagtggccaaaccattttctcaaATTGTCCACACTGGTCTtcaaaccatttttgaacaattgtggcctggtgacgtggtgcactatcatccacaaaaattccgttgtcatttgggaacatgaagtctataatGGCTGCACATGgtatccaagtaaccgaacataagcatttccagtcaatgatcagttcagttagaccaaaggacccagcccattccatgcaaacagagcataactattatggagccaccaccagcttgcccaatgccttgttgacaatttgggtacaTGGCATCATGGGGTGTGCACCACACACTAACCTTACCATCTGTTCTTACAACCTGAGATTAGGACTCATTTGTCCAAaggtttccagtcatctaggatttTAATACTTCCACCAGTGGGGAGCATTTCTTTGGGTCTTATGTTTATACTTCTGGGTCTCCTATAGACATCATCatgtggactggatggagagtggCCTAATCAAGAAAGCCTTTTATGGATCCCACACACAAGCAGCTACCTGGGTAgctgcctctgatgtgtagtgcacacctaacCCACTTGCGGGGCCTCTACAACTCTCAACCATATGGCGCAAGTCTAGGAAGTCATAGCCTAGCTTGTTACAGAAGCTTTGGTCTGTCTGGTTCAAGCCTTTCACTCAACTAAGAACCACAATATGTTCTCGAGACAATACTGCAGATTGTGAACTTCATTCAAACTCCATGAATGAGGCTGGTATTCTCAACCTTGATGACGTGCATATAAAGCCAGAAGTATAGTGACATCAAGGCAACATTTGCTGCTTCCACCAAGGAGAGTAAAACGTTCGTGTATAGTATTGTTGCCACAAATGACGTCATGGCAACCAGATTTCACTGCAGTAGTCTTTATTCACTTGCCATGAAGAAAACCTATCAAATGCCATTACAcatgtaattttattcttatgACCTTGGATTAACAATCACCACTCCTGCCTTGTTTCGTAACACAGTGCCACTATCAATGTTGACAATTCCCCAGAACAATGCATTTCTCCTCCATGACACTGTCAGGCACACAACACTGTTGACCAGCCAGTCACATACACATGAAATTATTAAGCATGCACCACATAGTTCAGCCACGACTGTCGGTGGTTATCCCAAGTTAAATCCACTGAAATGTTTCTGACCATTTCCAATGGTGATATGAACCACTGTCTACACCACCACACTAAAAAAACAGCAAGGGTGATGGTGAATACTGACTGTATTTTGATTGCTTTGTATGCATACTGTCATGGCTGAAAATGGACACATGCACTTTTTGATTCAATATCTTACTTCAATTTTCATTTTAAAGATTTGACTATTTTAGGTATGTATTGCAATCAAGGTACTGAAAATGGAATACAACTAGCATTGAGAAAGTTTTAATACTATCTCCTTGGTGTACAGCCTGGTCAAATCTGGATTAAAACTGAAGCATTCGAAAATAATCTTAATTTTATTAGTCAGGGGATGACTGTCAGGAACAAAGTATGCCCCCTTTATGGTAGTTTCAAGCTTGTCACTGGTCAGATGACATCACTTGGTACTCTAATTTGTATTGCCAGGGTGAAGTCACCTGGAGGGAAGAATCTGAATGAGCAAATGCAGGGTGCGGCAATTTGGTAGTAAGCCTAGTCGTTGCCTCCACGCCATGACTCAGAGGTGGAAGGGGAGTGTAGACCACCCTCCAGCATCACCTATtccattaaaaattacatttttggtcTTATTTATTTAAAGATGCCCTGACTCAAGTTCTCGCCTCCAATCACCACCAAAATTATAACCATGGGTTGTTAAAAATGTTGGTGTATATACAAAGTTCTACTGCTGCTTTTACTACTGAGTGCCAGTAAGCCTATGAGTGAGAGAGGGTCTTAGTATTCTTAAAGCTGGTCTTCTGCACTTCCGTAAGGCTGTGTTCTGCTGTCACCAAGTTTCCAATGTTTCTCTACTAGATATGTCATCTATGTTCAGCACAACACACTGTTACAGTAAGGATTGTTTACATGCATTAATTTTTGCCACATTCACACGGCATATTGTAAACATTAGATACTCTCAGATCAAGGCTGTTTTTACTAGCTACAGCAAGTTCTCAATTTCTGTGGAGGTTGGAATATTGACCTAATATAAGcccaacggtagtgaaggcggagggaatagttctcggtacggcggaactagcggaagaggcaaccaaagaaaaaaaatccacttggcgtctggcttgaaacaagcggctgagtggtcagcgtctgtccaccagtggtgcggctgaaaaccattcctcggagctaataacctcgagtagaatccttaggggacttgttcccctaacccaacaaacaatcaacaatggatacgcaccttgtaagagattttaccccagggagtaaccaatctccaatttctaaggaaactaaaagtaggcattcggattctgggggcctacagcaatgtgcgaaggatgagtcggagcacactgaaacctgccttaagcaagcaacaaataaaattaaacacaaaaatataaactactgggcaacgttcaacgtaaactcacttctaaaaacaggaaaacttaaaacgttaataaattttataaaacagaaaaatataatgataactgcattccaagaaacaaggtatactcatgaacattcatttgattcagagggattcagaatcttcaaagggaagccaggaaaaagagttatgaagaatgtaccccaatttggaacaggattcattgtaaaccaaaatatattaaactcgatagtagaatttaaatctgtcaatgaaaggctttcaacattaaccttcaaatcagtaaacaaactgtataccattgtaaactcacatgcaccaacaaatgagaaaaacagaacacaaaatgaacaaacaaattttttggcaggaactgtcaaacaccttagaccagatttcatccaaaaacacaataatattgttgggAGACTTTAATGTTCAAATCGGCAAAGAACATCATCACCAATCCATAGTAGGCacattccctgcacataaaagaaccaatgcaaatggagaaagacttattagtttatgcagagaacatgacatagttctaaagtctacatatttcaaaaaactccctagaaaacaaactacatgggtatccccgaatccagtctgtggggagaaacaacttgaccatgttgctataagcagactgtctgcatcagagatactcaatgtaaaagttgctaagagtgcaagtttagattcagatcactatctatctgtcgttaaattcaaaattagaccaatatataaaagaaagagcgaatatcaacctaaatagtttgacactcagaaattaaccaaggaacacaatttcaggacacttttggaaaagaaaacacctaaaacatgggaacaacttcaaaaagatatagtacagacagcagaagaaaccattctccttaccaaaaaatggaaacatgcctagtggaatgatgagtgtgacaaactaatcctaacaagacaacgagcttggaacatttggaatgccaacaaaaatgataaaaataggaactccctaaaagaagcccggaagcaagcttcaaaaggccttaaaaagatccaagttcaatacataaaagaccaactagcatcaatagactccaacttcaaacagaacaatgctagggacttttacaaaaatttctaaagtaacttaaagaaatactctcatcctagtctatttttcacggacccaaaaacgcagaaaattgcatacaatagcatagagaactgtagaatacttgccgaatattttgaagaactacataactgttatccaccgaaagaaaaatttaatttcaatattgtaaacccaacaccaccagactccaagccgccaaccacagaagaaataaaagaaatcataaaagagcttaaaaataataaagcccctttagaggataatatagttgctgaactatggaagtactctagtgacaacatgatacagtgtctatcagaaatactaaaagaaatctggacaacacacagattaccaccagactggacatctgcattaatacacccactacataaaaaagggaagaaaacagatcctagcaattacaggggaatctccctcttaccagtgacctataagatcttgtctaaggcgcttttaaaaagagcagaagagatacttgacaaacagctaggagagtatcaggctggatttaggaagggaaggtcatgtgaagaacaaatactaaatttaaagaacataatagaaatgaggaaaatcaggaacttaaaatatgtaattacttttgtggattttaaaaaagcctatgatacAATTGATATAAatgcactgcttgatatcttaaaagaattgggactctatgctaaaacaactgcaataattaaaggtactttgacaaatacaaaatcaaaagtaaaatttaggggagagctctcaaaatcgtttgaaataaagtcaggtgttcgacagggagatggtctgtcacctctgcttttcaattgtgtcttggagaaggtagttcgagaatggaggaaggccatcaatactaaatggattcaactagggagaaatccaaacaagatcactgtcgactgtttagccttcgcagatgacatggcattgattacagattcactagacaatgcccaagaacaaataagagaactacaaaaacaagcagccaaagtagggctacaaatatcctatgaaaaaaacaaagtttatgacaaacatctgtgatgctcctcaaaatattgcagttgacaacaacacaatacacaaaacagattcctttaaatacctaggagagtggattacatacaatgccaaagaaaagatagctatagaaactagagtgcacaaaatggaaagagtgtttcatatgaccaaaaacgtttataataaaaaatccttgtcctgcaacacgaaattaagacactaccaaacagtggccagacctgaagctctctatgcggcagaaacacttaaactaacaagaaatggagatcttgagaaactagagaaggtcgaaagaagaattttaaggaaaatactgggagctaaaagaaacgataatgctgaatacaggttaagaccaaacagagagctatatctgaaaacggacaaactaactgatgtaatgagaaagaggagactacagttttttggacatatattcagaatggataacaacagactaaccaagcggatattcacattactcaatagctacaaatccaagccagcatggttcatagagactgaaaaggacattgaaaatgctggagttacaatagacacaatagaaaacagaacacatttcagaaaggcagttcaaaaggcagaatttcaggaaagaaagaaaataactagacgaaagtggactcaagaagaaagggaacaacactctaaaaggatgaaggaaatttggaaactgaagaaatctaatacaatgacgagtagccaaagttgattcatcgtaccctccaaatgggttattcgaaataaaaaaataaataaaaaaaataaaaagaaaggccCAATATTGCTACAGGTCACTCAACAAATCGAAAATGTGCTGTAGATTTACATTCTTCTATTGACTGGATGGGTTTGTGCCCAAGTTTAGCACTGAATGCAGTTATAATCTGATGATGTTTGAATATGGTTTCTCTGAAAACATTCTTAAGGTGTTCTAATTCAGATACCAGATGACCATAGCCTGAAATTGTCTGTGCTCTGTATAACAAAATGCTAATGACAAAACACTTTGGAGCTGGATGGAGGAAACTGCactcatataaataaataaagatcttAGACTGACAGTATGTATGCAAAGAGGATTTTACACAATGGTGCCACCACAAGAAGCCTAAATGGAAATCAGAAAGTAAAAATGAAACTCAAATTATAAATATTTTCGTCTGGGCTTTTCACTACTGTTTTTCCTTCTAGCTTTTGGTTCGTTCTTGTACCACTTTTCAGTCTACACCACTGTTGATTGTCTTAAATCGCCTTCCTTCCCTTTACTTATGAGGACCATACAATCAGCTTCATTCCACCTTCACCTCCTTTCTTACAAAACGGAACTACATCTCAGCATTTCTAGCTGCATGACACTCATATGCACCAGCAGTTGTTGTCACATtggaagacagtagaagaagatggTAAATGTATGAAAGTACCTTTAGCTGTAATGTCCCGAGATAAGTTTCACTCTGTACAAAGACTGTATCAGTGCTTTGGTGGTAGCTTTTCAATAAGCATTGCAGTGAAGCTCAGCAAAAAACATCAACAGAGAAAACAGTTAACAGTACTTTTCATGAAAATTAATGACTGTTTGGGGCTAGCTTTCAAATCCAAAGCAACCCAGCTCATCTAGTTTTGTTTAGTCATAAATATCTCACCTCCTATAACAGTATACgaacaagaaataataaatacaGTAAGAAGTTCTGAAGTTCTTACTTGCACACATAGCCTACTGATGAAAGCTACTACTGGAAAACCCATATAGTAGACCTACTTACCTTTTGAAGTTCGGCTACTTCTACCAAAAGAATAATTGGCAACTTTGCAGACATTggaatcagtaagttaacatattttgattCACTGATAGCTTTTGGCATAATACTTTGGGACAACTACACACTTAGGGAAaatgtattcattgcacaaaataaTCGTGTGTGGGATTAACACATGTCCACTTTATATATATCTATCCAGCTCAGGATATTATCCATAAACTTTGACATAGAAAAGGGTGAAATATGAAGCTGTAAGACTGACAACATACCCACGAAAATAAAATATCTGGCAGATAGCAGaggtgttttcaaatgtagattaaagataTATCTCTTTAGAAGCTCCTTATATTATAAATATTCAGTGCCAAAGAAAAAGTCCCAAATAGAAATAATTAGTCCTTTTAACAGAAGAAGACCCTGCAAATGGCCCACTTGTACCcacataaatatatttttcatataTGTTCAGCTTCCACATCACacataaaatttattgtaaatatcCATGGAACATGTATCTAACATGAGAATTTTAGACACTTTCAGGACAGAGTGGCTAAGTAGGGTAGCCGTGGCAACTTCGTCAAGAAGTACTCCTTGCTATAACCTTTCCTGGGTCTTCACTATTTATCTTCATTTCCTCGTAGGCTCAAAATGTTGCATTGTGTGTGATTCATCATGATGTTAAAGAATATTAGTTATGTAAGTatattcttcagttttttttttttttaattgtgtgtagaAATATGGGGATTCAGTCACTCAGCAACTGTAAAAGGCCCACTAAGCAGGTGACTATGCGTTAATATCTTTAAACACCCCTAGGAGGACAATATTTCTCTGTGTACACTTCATTTTGTTTGTAAACACTCTTAGCAATCAGCTAATTTCACCACTACAAATTTGATATTTTGTTGCTATTGCTAGTAAGACATGTCAACCACTGGAGATGCTGCATTATTCAGTAAGAGTCATGTAGTTAACGTCTAGGAGTCCAGTAGATGTAGGGGTAGGGAAGTTTTTTTTATGGTATTTGTTCGGAGAGGTCAACCGAATCCACCGATATCTTATGTCAGTTTCGTATGCTAACAATGATGAAGTGGTGTGGGCACATAATAATAAAACACAACAGTTACAATATTTAATTCACACCTGTTTTACGTTTTGGAATGTAGGATATGCCGACAGACTGATGTCGAGATTAAGTTGGAAGTTGaaaatttggttgtgagttggtgaagccaactaaTGTGAATAAGAAATACTATCTGTCATGACACACTAATCTTCAGTGCAGCGTGACACCTAGGTAACGCTGACATGTGAAATTTTGGTCGAGTGCTGGTAAAATGCAATCAAATTCTTCCGTTAATCTGtctggtggagggagggagggagggagggagggagggagggagggagtagaGTGAAATGCAATATACAATATGAAATATTCACGCCAATAAACTATGAGGGGGGCGTGGCTCCAGAGCCCACACAAATACGATTGTGAAAGCATTTTATCCCAAGAGTActtttaaaaatagaaaaacaaaagcacAACATAACTAACTTACCTTCTATTTACGTCATACCGCAGTGGCTGATCCCAGAAAGATCCAATATAGACTCTTGCTACTTCCGGTGTTTGGAGTACTTTACCTAAAGACCACATTAATGCTCCATAAACTCTCATAAGCTGTTGATGATCTATCATGTCTGCCTTATTAAGAACGATACGAATTTTATCGTCATGTCCTCTAAGGGCTTCAATTGATCTTCTGAATTCATCAGATATATCAAGCTTATGGGCATCAAACAACAATATTATTCTGTCAACTCTTTCTGCAAACCATTCTAACACGCCAGTAAAATCGTAGCCCCTATCCACACGTTGTTTCTCACCGGATAATATTCCTGGCGTGTCAACAATGGATATTCCTTTAAGCACAGGCGTATTTACCAGTGAACACTGGAACCGGTTTAGGAacatatttccaaattttgttagaGGCTTAAACTGTTTTTTCGGGTCGACAACTAATGCATTCCCAGGTATGACTCCGTCATTATCACCATACATGACAGCTATAAACCTGTCAGTTGTTGGTTCAGGGCCTATCCGGATACCTGGAAAATCCTGTTCCAATAAATATCGAATAAATGTTGTCTTACCAGTAGAATACTGGCCCACCAATAAAATCATGGGCTTCGCATCAAAATCTGGATCTTCTAATTTCGGCGAATGGAACTCATGAAAATCGTAGAATTCCTCTAGGGGCAATAACTTTGTCTTGTATATTTTTTTAAGACcttccacaacactttcaaaaagtTCTGGTCCCTTCTTGTTTTCATCTTTGCCCAACCAACTAAACATTTTTAGATTTCTAGGAGAATGTTTCCCTCACTTGGCACTCAACACACTGCAACCTCTGCGCAAGCGCAACTAAGCTTCACCTCAGATTCACAACTTTCTTCACAGTTACTACTGGGCGTTCCTCTCATAATGTGTTGACGAGAGATTCAATAGATGTCGATATACACATATATCGATCGATCTCTGTCAGTGACAGAAGGCTCAAAGAGTTTAATAAACAAATTTCGGTCCAGCTTAAAGCCAAATACAATTTGCTGAGACAGTCGTGGTTCTACATTCCACAATCGCTATCGACACATAATTTACCGAGTACGTGacagatgtaataaaaaaattaagcatttgGGAGTCGACAAACGAATTTGTTTACTTatataaatgaattacaaatgtGGATAAGTATTCGGGtgaatctatttatttatttattttgatccaaaatcaagtgattacaaaaaaaattttttattccactcttttcgataagtcagagccttacttactagagtTAAATACTATTGCCTGCcaattttatctacacaactttttctaaatttggtTGAGAGAGCAATGTTACATATATGGACAATACATAAAAACAATTTGTTATAGCAAAACTTAGATTAAGCAATCTACAGTCTGTGACACAGTCTaggatctgagattacatatatttttagatagatgatcTTCcttcatacgagtgtactaaatctaggaactcacctattgaatatacaggattgtttaggagccctaattttaatttcttttttagttttgtaatgggcaatttggagatattaggatggaagcaattcagtagttttatgcctgcatagcgagggcttttctcataaagtgttgttctatgagaggtctctgtggggtctctctctacctatagtgttgtgatcgtgtatttctgtATTAGGAGTTTTGttgctgtttactgccataatgattatcttcagtacatataggttatgaacagttagttactattttaaattctttaaacaaatttctgcaggactccctggcacatttctttcccataaatctaagtgccttcttttgtaagataaGTACACGTTTCATATTACCTTctctgctggatccccatacctgtagcccatagcttagatgggattcaaatagtgcaaaatatatttgcctcagagtgatgatgttacaaaaaggtgtcagttttcttaggacatatatggtagtacatagcttttggCAAATATCCTTTACATGATCAGACCGGTTTAACTCTGCatcaagtgtcaggccaagaaatcgAGTattgagtattgttttttaatgcattcatcaaccattaaaatttcgttttcatgagttttttgcctctcaagatcaaattcaatataggcAGATTTATTTGTCTTTAACTTTAGTTTgagttcattaaaatactgcagaattaaacctgctgcagtattggattccacttcgagctgcgaatagcttggattgccacatattaacgtggtatcattgcaatacttagattaaggaatctacagtctgtgacacagtctaagatctgagattacatatatttttagatagatggtcttccatcatatgcGTGTACTAAATCTAAGAACTcacctattgaatatacaggattgtttaggaacCCTGGCTGtagcatggtttgttatggactgaatatcattaacataaataataaccgagcgaggtgacgcagtggttaccacactggactcgcattcgggaggacgacggttcaatcccgtctccagccatcctgatttaggttttctgtgatttccctaaatcgcttcaggcaaatgccgggatggttcctttgaaagggcacggccgatttccttcccaatccttccctaacccgagcatgagctccgtctctaatgatctcgttgtcgacgggatgttaaacactaactaccaccaccaccaccaccaccataaataATAAAAAGGAGTGGTCCTAATGTTGACCCCcgtggaataccaaaatttatgtcagtggtgtttgatttgtatgctccctctgtaatgctaatagacacaaactgcttcctattt
This sequence is a window from Schistocerca nitens isolate TAMUIC-IGC-003100 chromosome 3, iqSchNite1.1, whole genome shotgun sequence. Protein-coding genes within it:
- the LOC126248300 gene encoding EH domain-containing protein 3-like, coding for MFSWLGKDENKKGPELFESVVEGLKKIYKTKLLPLEEFYDFHEFHSPKLEDPDFDAKPMILLVGQYSTGKTTFIRYLLEQDFPGIRIGPEPTTDRFIAVMYGDNDGVIPGNALVVDPKKQFKPLTKFGNMFLNRFQCSLVNTPVLKGISIVDTPGILSGEKQRVDRGYDFTGVLEWFAERVDRIILLFDAHKLDISDEFRRSIEALRGHDDKIRIVLNKADMIDHQQLMRVYGALMWSLGKVLQTPEVARVYIGSFWDQPLRYDVNRRLFEDEEQDLFRDLQSLPRNAALRKLNDLIKRARLAKVHAYIISALKREMPAMFGKDTKKKELIKNLGQIYDQIQREHQISPGDFPDLKRMQEALSHHDFTKFHPLKPRLLEVVDKMLAEDIANLMAMIPHEEVTHPIEPHVKGGIFEGVEDKVSPFGYKKGEGVDAGSGEPEWIVNKERSKYDELFRSLGPVDGKLSGSVAKKAMVASKLPNQVLGKIWKLSDIDKDGFLDADEFALAMHLIDIKVDGHSLPTELPDHLVPPSKRSS